Below is a window of Streptomyces qaidamensis DNA.
CAGGCCGGGGAGGAGGAGTTCGCCGCTGCTGTCGCGGACATCGACAGGAGGCTGGAGGCCGAGATCCAGGAGCGGCAGCGGCACCGTGAGCGAATCGCCCGGCTCGCTTCGGGGGACGGTCTGGCCCTCCCCTCCGATGTCGTCGCGTTCCTCGACCGGCTGCGAGCGCTCGGCGTCGACGAACGGATCGTCCAGGCCGAACGGGACGGCTGGATCCCGCTGGCGGCGCGCTCACCCGGGCGGGTGACGGAGTGGATCGCGCGCAAGCAGGAGCAGATCACAGACCCGGAGCTCACCGGCTTCTACCTGCACTTGAGTGAGGCTCTCGAACGGGGTGACGACGACTCGTCGCTGATCGAGCTGGCCGACCAAGTGGCTGCCTACCTCACCAAGCTGGTCGACGAGCGGGGCGAGGAGTACCTCGGTGGCCCGGCCGATATCGAGCCGACGTTCGTCGAGCTGATGGACACGCTGGCATTCGACACCGTGCCGTCCGCCCGTCGGCTCATCGAGTTACTGAAAGAGCGGGGCTGGGACGGTTGGACCGCCCTCCACCGTGCGTCCGGTTCCCACCCGCCCCGCCCACCTCGTCCTGAAACGCCCGCGTCCAGTGCTGCCGACCTGACCTGCCCTCTCTGACACCCCGTCGGCCCCGGCAAACTCGTGCACAACCCCGAGCACCCCTCACGTGTCCAGGACATGACCGGTGGCCCACGCTCCGGTCGTTCGCCCCCTGTTTCGACGAGGAGAACCACCGTGCACCTCCGCCCCCCGGCAGCCGTCCTGGCCGCTGCCGTGATCGCCGTCGCCGGTCCCGCTGTCGCCGCGCCCGTGGCACACGCCGAGGAGGGGGCGCCCGAGCTGGTCGTGTCGGCCCTGCCGGCCGCGGCTCCCCAGCCGGGTGACGTGTACGACAAGTCCGTCACCCTCACCAACAAGGGCACGGCCGCCGTGGACGGGGTCACCTTCCGGGTGCGTCTGACGCGCGGGCTGGACTTCCCGGAGCAGGTGAAGGGCTGCACCTACTCGACCGTCAAGGACCAGGTCAGGCAGGCACTCTGCGAACTCGACACGGTCGTCGAGCCCGGTGCCTCCGTCACCACGCCCGTCCGGTTCAAGGCTCTGGACAACGCCCTGATGGAGGCCGTCGAGTACGGCACGAGCGCGAGCGGTGAGGCGCCGGGCGAGGGGTACGACGACAGCTACCGGCGGCTGACCCTGACCGCGGACAGCACCGCCGACCTCGTAGCGGTCGGTGAGTCGACCGAGGCGCTGGCCGGCGAAGAGCAGTCGGTCACGGCGACCCTGCGCAACGACGGCCCCGGCTGGGTGCAGAACCAGGAGAGCGACGACCTTCCGGCGCTGCTGGTGCAGATCCCGCCGGGCACCGTGGCCGTCGGTGTGCCGAAGGACTGCGCGCCGTTCGGGATCGACGGGCCGAGCGGCCCGCAGGGGACCACGGGCAAGCCCAAGTACGTGTGCTGGCCGCAGGACGCGACCCTCGACGTCGGTCAGTCCCTGGACTACACCTTCACGCTGAAGATCAAGGAATCCGCGCAGGACACCAAGGGCGAGGTCAAGGCATCGTCCGTCTACGACATCGCCCCGAAGTACGACACGAACCGCGCCAACAACACCGCCGTGATCAGCATCGACCTGCCGAGCGACTACGAGCCGGAGCCGAGCCCCTCGGACGGCGCAAACGGTGGTGCCGGCGACGGCAACGCCCCTGAGGGCCAGGCCGCCGGCGGCACGGGGGCCACGGCTTCCCCTTCGGCGTCGACCTCGACCGGCTCCACGACCGGTGGCTCCACGACCGGTGGCTCCACGGGCACCACGACCGGCAGCACCACCGGCGGCAACCTCGCCTCCACCGGCTCCGACGGCACCCCGCTCCTCGCCGGTGCCGCTGCCGCCGCCGCGGTGATCGGTGGCGGCCTGGTGTTCGCCGTACGCCGCCGCAGCGCCGCCAAGTCCGCCTGACGGCAGGGCCGTCAGAGCACCCCGCCCGCCTCGTCCTGGAACGCGTCCGTCCAGTAGTGACGGACCGTTCCGCCCGCGGTCACGCCGGTCGGGTCCACGGTCGACAGGACCTGGAGCATCGTCATGGCCAGCTGGTCGTAGGTGTCGGTCGTCAGCTCATGGGACGACAGGGCGTCTATCGCGCGCTCGCGGTGCAGCAGCCAGAGCGTGAAGGCGAGGGTCGACACGTCCGTGTTGAGCGGGTACAGCGTCGCCTCGGGTTCGCTCCAGTTCAGGACCGCGCCCGTCGCGCCGTCGACGACCAGGCTGTTGTCCTCGACCAGGTGGCCGAGGCGGATCAGGCGGTCGGTCCCGGCGGGGAGTTCGGCCGGGGCGCCGGTGTCGGCGTAGTACTCGGCGAGCGTCGCCAGGGGGACGTCCGTGTCCAGGGAGAAGACGTGGGCGTCCTCCGGCAGGCCCACCTCGCGCAGGAAGCGGCGGGTCGGTTCGTGCGTGAGGGTCGCGGGGAAGTCGACGTCCTCGAAGCGCGCGACCTTTCCGGGGCCGAACTCCTGGTCCAGGAGGCGGTGCGGGAGGTCCAGGGAGAGGCCGGACACGCCGCCCCGGCCCGCCACCAGGGACAGGGGGCGGATCAGTGCCGCCATCTTCCAGAACGGGGCCGGTTCGCCGTCCGCGCCGTCCCGGAACACCGCCAGCAGGTGCTGGGAGGCCTCCGCCACCGCCTTGGGGCCGAAGCGGCCCGCGTAGGAGGCGAACTGGCCGCGCAGACCCGCCAGTTCGTCCGTGGCCTCCGCGAAACGGACCAGCGTCCGCAGGGAGGGGGCCAGGGGGCGGCGGTCCATCAGGTCGGGGCGGTCGTGCAGGACGTACGTCGTCGAGATTTCGCCCGTCGCACCGTCGAGCAGGACCGACTCCGTCTCCAGGCCGGCGGGGCCCAGCAGTCCGCCTATCACCAGCTGCTCGCGCAGCTCCGCCGCGAGACGGTCGTCCGGGTCGCCCGTCGAGTCGGCGACCGTGCGCAGGCCCTCGCGGCTCAGCTCCGCGAAGCTCAGCACGCCGCTGTCGCCGGGCAGTCCGGGGCCGGTCAGCCAGTGCCGCGTGGACGCGTGCGTCACCCACGGGTCCAGCTCGGACTCTGTCAGGGTGATCACCGCGGAACCGGCGTCGGTCGTACTCATGGGCTCCCCCGCATGTGCTTGCTCACCGTCCCCTGGCGGAGCACGGCAGACCGCCCAGGCCCAGCCCGGCAGCCGTTCCCCACTGCCCAGAACAGTACGCCCCACCACTGACAACGCCCCGGAACAGCGACGCGCGCCCGGCGACCACGCCGCGTCACCTCACAAGACGCTCGGAGCACCCCCGCGCGTTCCCTTTCCGCGGAATCCCCGGAATCCCCTCAGCCCCGTTCGGTGACCACCGCGGCCTGGGGGCGGATCGGGAGCCGGTTCACGGGACGGCCCGTCGCTGCCCGCACGGCGGACGCGACGGCCGCCGGGGACGTCACCACCGGCACCGCGCTGACGGCCTTGGCCCCGAAGGGGGCGACCACGTCCCGTTCCTCCACCAAACGGACGATGCGGATGTCGGGCGCGTCGAGGGCGGTCGGGAGGGCGTAACCGGTCAGGTCGGGGTGGCGGACGATGCCGCGCGGCGTGCGGAGGTTCTCCGTGAGGGCGATGCCCACGCCCTGCGTCACGCCCGCCTCGATCCTGGCCGTCAGCTGGGCGGGGTTCAGGACCCGGCCCACGTCCTGGGCGACGGCCAGTTCGACGACCCGCACGGAACCGAGCTCGATGTCGACGTCCACCACCGCGCGGACCGCGCAGAAGGCCATGCCCACGAAGGCGTCGCCCTGCCCGGCCTCGTTCAGCGGCTCGGTCGGGTGCGGGCGGCACTGGGCGGTGGCCCACAGTTCCTTGCCGTCCAGCGCCTCGGTGACGGTCGTCGAGAGGACCCCGTCGTACGACGTGATCTTGCCGTCGGTGATCTGGAGCAGCTCCGTCGACATGCCGAACTTGTGGGCGAGCGGCTGGAGGAGCTGGGTCCGGACCATCTTGGCCGCGCGCTCCACCGCCCCGCCCGACACCCAGGTGTGCCGGCCGCGGCAGCCCGCGCCGGCCGGGGGCTGGTCGGTGTCGACCGGCGCCACGTGCACCTCGTCGACGCCGAGTGTCTCCTGGACGATCTGCCGGGCCAGGGTCGTGAAGCCCTGGCCGGTCTCGACGGCCGCGCACAGGACCGTGGCGACGCCGTCGTGGACCTTCACAGTCGCCGTGGAGACCTCGTCCGCGCCCTCCGCGCCGAGCATGTGCACCATGCCCAGGCCGTAGCCGACGCCCCGGCGCACCGCGCCCGGTTCGCCCGCGCCCTCGGGGCCGCCGGGCAGCAGCCACTCGTCCTCGGGGGTGTCCTTGGGCAGCGGCGGCAACGGGAAGTCCCGTACGGCCTGGAGGAGTTCGGCGACCGGGGCCGGGCAGGTCACGGTCTGGCCGGTCGGCAGCACGTCGCCGGTGGCCAGAGCGTTGCGCAGCCGCACTTCCGCCGGGTCGAGGCCGAGCCTCTTGGCGATCTTGTCCATCTGCGCCTCGTAGGCGGCGCAGACCTGCATGGCGCCCTCGCCGCGTACGTGGCCGGACGGGGGGTTGTTGGTACGGACGGCCCAGCCCTCGATGAAGGCGTTCGGGACGACGTAGGGGCCGCAGGCGAACGCGACGGCGGCGGCCAGGGCCTCGGAGGAGGTGTCGGCGTAGGCGCCCGCGTCGAGCAGGATCTGCGCCTCGACCTTGACGAGTCTGCCCTCGGCGTCGGCGTGGTGGCGGTAGCGCAGCAGGGTGGGGTGCCGGTGGACGTGGCCGAGGAAGGACTCCTCGCGCGTGGCGGTGAGTTTGACCGGGCAGCCGGTGCGCAGCGCGAGCAGGCCGAGGGGGAGCTGGAAGCCCTGGTCCTCGCGGTCGGCGGTGGCGCCGGGGACTCCGGTCACGACGACCTTGACGCGCTCGGGTTCCAGGCCGAACGCGGCGGCGGCCGCGTCGCGGTCGGCGTGCGGGTCGGTGGAGGCGAGGTACAGCTCCACCCCGCCGTCCGGGCGCGGTACGGCCAGGCCGGCCTCGGCTCCGATGGGCGCGGGGTCCTGGCGGCCGATGCGGTACAGCCCCTCGACGACGATCTCGCCGGCCGCCTCCGGGTCGCCGTGGCGCAGCGGGATGTGCCGGATCAGGTTGCCGTCGGGGTGCAACGGCTCCGCTTCGAAGGCCTGCTCCGGGTCGGTCACCGGGTCGAGCACCTCGTACTCGACGATGACGGCGGCGGCGGCCATGCGCGCGGTGTCCGGGTGGTCGGCGGCGACGGCGGCGATGGGCTCGCCGTGGTGGCGCACGACCTCGGAGGCGAAGACCGGGCGGTCGGCCGTGCCGCGGCCGTGCAGCGGTCTGCCGGGGACGTCCTCGTGGGTGACGACGGCGCGGACTCCGGGCATCTCGCGCGCGTGGGTGGTGTCGATCGACAGGATGCGGGCGTGCGGGTGCGGGGAGCGCAGCACGGCCGCCCACAGCAGGCCCTCGGCCCACAGGTCGGCGGCGTACGGAAAGGTGCCCTCCGTCTTGGCGCGGGCGTCGGCGGGCGGGAGCGAGGCGCCGATGCCGTGCGGAAGCGGTTCGGGGGCGGGGGCGGCCTCCGCGGCCTGTGCGGCCTGGGCGGTGGCTGCTTCGTTGCTCACGCGGGGCCTCCGTCCTGGCCGTAGGGCTGGTCATGCGGTTCTGGGGAGTGCGGTTCCGGGGTGTGCGGTTCCGGGGGGGCTCCGAAGGCCGACGCGTTCACGCCACCGGCGCCCGGGCCCGCCTGGTGCGGGATGCGGGCCTCGTCGGTGTCGCCGTCGGCGGGCCCGGAGTGGGCCTCGCGTTCGGCGACGACCTCCTTGACGGCGTCCACCACGCCCCGGTAGCCGGAGCAGCGGCACAGGTTGCCGCACAGCGCCTGGCGGGTCTCCAGCTCGGTGGGCGCCGGGTTGCCTTCCAAGAGGTCGTGCACGGTCATCGCCATGCCGGGGACGCAGAAGCCGCACTGCACGGCGCCGCAGCGCGCGAGCGCCCGCTGCACGTCCGACGGCTGCCCGTCCTCGGCCAGGCCCTCGACGGTACGGACCTCACTGCCGGCGGCGGTCACGGCCGGGACCAGGCAGGACGCCACGAGCCGTCCGTCGACCTGGACGTTGCACGCGCCGCATTCGCCCTGCGAGCAGCCGTCCTTGGCGCCCGCGAGTCCGAGCCGCTCACGCAGCACGTACAGCAGGGACTCGCCGATCCATGCGTCGGCGACAGGGCGTTCGGTGCCGTTGACGCGCAGGACGTAGGAGGCGAGGGGGTGTTCCTCCTGGGGCGCGGCCGGGGGTACGTCGTGAGGGGCGGCACCGGCTGGCTCGGGCACCGTCTCCGCCGCCCGGGTCTCGTCAGGGGCCGGGTCGTCCTGGTTCTCGCCGTCGGCGGCTTCCGGGCCGCCGGTGTCGGCATCGGCGTCCGCGAAGGCCGGGAGGGGCCCGGCAGCGGGCTCGGAGGGGCCGTCGGCGGCCTCTGTGGCCCCGGAGGCGTCCTCGGCGCCCTCTGAGACCTCACCGGAGCCGGGAGCGGGCTGTGAGGCTTCCTGGGCGTCCTGCGGGGGCGCGGCGGCTTCCGGGTGTGCCTCGGGCCCGGGCTCCCCGGGGAACTCACCGGGGGCCTCGGGGTACGGCTGCCCGAACGCGTGGCCGTCGGGGGCGGGCACCTCCGGTCCGTGCTCGGGGAAGTCGGAGGGCTCGAATCCGTGGTCGGTCTCGTGGCCGGCCTCGTGGCCGGTCCCGTGGCCGGTCCCGAGGTCGGCGAAACGGGACGGCTCCGCCATGTGGCCGGCCGCCGCCCCGGGCTCCTCCGGCGCGTACTCCGACGGCCGAGGCGCGTGATCCGTGCCGGGCGCCTCCGGCGCGTGGCCGGCGATCGCGGACGGCTCCGGCGCATGGCCGAACTCGCCGGGCTGGTGCGCGGGGCCGCTGTCCTCGTGGGCTCCCGGCGCGTGGGCGTCCTGCGCGTGGGCGTCCTGCGCGTGGGCGTCCTGCGGGTGTCCGGGTCCGGCCTCAGCCGGGCCCGCCTCCCGCCGCAGGGCCTCGGCGGGCTGCTGCTCCGGTGCGTATCCGAAGGCCGGTCCGGCGTCGCCCTGCTGCCCGTGGCCGGGGCCCTGCTCCTGGTCGTGGCCCGGCTCGCGGCCGAGGTCCGGCCTGTGCCCGTGGCCCCGCTCGTCACCGTGCTCGTGGGGGTAGCCCGGGTGGGCCTCCTCCGGCCCGGCCGGGTCCTGCGGGTCCTGCCCCCACGGCCGGCCCGCGGCCTGGGTGGCCCAGGGTGCGGGCGCTCCGCCGGGCAGCGTGGCCGGCGGGGTGCCGCCCCACTGCTCGACCAGCGAGGACGTGGTGAACTCGCCCGACTCGTCCGGAAGGTCGCCCCCGGCGACGGGGATGGACCACTGCCCGGTCACGTCATGGCCGGGCACGGCCCCCGCCGCCGCGGTCTCCTCGAAGTTCCACTGCCCGGTCGCCCCGGGGTTGTACGTGAACCGGTCGTCGCCGCCGTGCTGCGGCGCCGTCGCGTCGGAGCCGTAGGGCGTCCCGTGGCCGTACGGCGCGTCGGAGCCGTACGACTGCTCGGGCACGTCGGAGCCGTACGACTGCTCGGGCACGTCGTGGCCCTGCTGCTGGTGCGCGCCGTGCTCGTGTCCGTGCTGCGGGTGCCCGGCGTTCGGGTCGTGCCACTGCGCCCCGTCGACCGGCGCGCCCGGCACGGGCCACGTGCCGGTGGCCGCCGGGTCGGTGCCGGCCGCCGAGGCGGGGTTGACCGTTATCTGCGGCGGTACGTAGCCGTGGCCGGGCGCGGCCAGGGGGCTGTCGGCGGCCAGCAGGGCGTCGACGCCCCCCTCGGGGAGTTCGACGAAGGCCGTGGCGCCGTCGTCGTACTCACCCTGGGGCAGCGGGTCCCAGCGGCTGCCGCCCCGGGGCGTGCCCTCTCCGTGCTGGTCGTCGGTCACGACAGTGCCCTCCCCAGTGCTCGTCGGGCCAGCGCGGCGACGGTGCGCCGCAGGTGCAGTACGGCGGGCGGAAGCTGCGCGACCGAGCCGTCCTCGGCCGGCGCCGCGTCGGGGATGCAGGCCGCGGCGACGTACTCCCCGAAGGCGCTCAGCGCCTCCGGGACGAGCGCCCGGTTGTTGTCCCAGTCGATGAGTCCGGCGACCCACTGCTCGGCCTCCAGGGGCCGCAGCGCCATCGGCGCTATGGCGCCCACCGCGCAGCGCACACCCCGGCGCGCGGGGTCCAGGACCAGGGCCACGGACGCCACCGCCCGCCCCGGGCCGGTCCGGCCGGTCGCCTTCAGGAAGACCTGGGGGGCGTGCAGCAGCGGCACGCGCACGTAGCCGATGAGTTCGCCGGCGCGCAGCATGTCCATCCCGGCCAGCAGGTGCGAGACCGGGATCTCCCGGCGGGCTCCGCCCGGGCCCGCGATGATCAGGGTCGCCTCCAGGGCCGCCAGCACCGGCAGCGCGTCCCCGGTGGGGGCGGCGGAGGCGATGTTGCCGCCCAGGGTGCCCGCGTTGCGGATGTGCGGCGGGCCCGCGGCGCGCGCGGCGGCGGCGAGCGCCGGGATCAGGGCCGCGAAGTCGGGGCGGCCCATGCGCGCGTGCGTGAGGCCCGCGCCGAGCAGCGCGTGACCGTCCAGGTACTGCCAGCCGCGGATCTCGCTGATCCGGCCCAGTCCCACCAGCGCGGCGGGCCTGAGCTGCCCGGAGTTGACGGCGGCCATGAGGTCGGTGCCGCCCGCGACGGGCACGGCGGCGGGCACGGCGGTCAGCGCCGCTACGGCCTCGTCCAGCGTCGTGGGCAGCGTGACGGCCTGCCCCGCCTGCGGTGCGTGCGTGGTCAAACCGGCTGCCCCTTCCCGCTGCCCCACCTGGTCCCACCTGTGCTGCCGTACGGT
It encodes the following:
- a CDS encoding MerR family transcriptional regulator, with translation MLTIGELAAYAGVTVRAVRHYHTKGLLPEPERDHAGYRRYDAGAVVELLRIRTLAEAGVPLARVRELLQAGEEEFAAAVADIDRRLEAEIQERQRHRERIARLASGDGLALPSDVVAFLDRLRALGVDERIVQAERDGWIPLAARSPGRVTEWIARKQEQITDPELTGFYLHLSEALERGDDDSSLIELADQVAAYLTKLVDERGEEYLGGPADIEPTFVELMDTLAFDTVPSARRLIELLKERGWDGWTALHRASGSHPPRPPRPETPASSAADLTCPL
- a CDS encoding LAETG motif-containing sortase-dependent surface protein; protein product: MHLRPPAAVLAAAVIAVAGPAVAAPVAHAEEGAPELVVSALPAAAPQPGDVYDKSVTLTNKGTAAVDGVTFRVRLTRGLDFPEQVKGCTYSTVKDQVRQALCELDTVVEPGASVTTPVRFKALDNALMEAVEYGTSASGEAPGEGYDDSYRRLTLTADSTADLVAVGESTEALAGEEQSVTATLRNDGPGWVQNQESDDLPALLVQIPPGTVAVGVPKDCAPFGIDGPSGPQGTTGKPKYVCWPQDATLDVGQSLDYTFTLKIKESAQDTKGEVKASSVYDIAPKYDTNRANNTAVISIDLPSDYEPEPSPSDGANGGAGDGNAPEGQAAGGTGATASPSASTSTGSTTGGSTTGGSTGTTTGSTTGGNLASTGSDGTPLLAGAAAAAAVIGGGLVFAVRRRSAAKSA
- a CDS encoding SUKH-4 family immunity protein yields the protein MSTTDAGSAVITLTESELDPWVTHASTRHWLTGPGLPGDSGVLSFAELSREGLRTVADSTGDPDDRLAAELREQLVIGGLLGPAGLETESVLLDGATGEISTTYVLHDRPDLMDRRPLAPSLRTLVRFAEATDELAGLRGQFASYAGRFGPKAVAEASQHLLAVFRDGADGEPAPFWKMAALIRPLSLVAGRGGVSGLSLDLPHRLLDQEFGPGKVARFEDVDFPATLTHEPTRRFLREVGLPEDAHVFSLDTDVPLATLAEYYADTGAPAELPAGTDRLIRLGHLVEDNSLVVDGATGAVLNWSEPEATLYPLNTDVSTLAFTLWLLHRERAIDALSSHELTTDTYDQLAMTMLQVLSTVDPTGVTAGGTVRHYWTDAFQDEAGGVL
- a CDS encoding xanthine dehydrogenase family protein molybdopterin-binding subunit, whose product is MSNEAATAQAAQAAEAAPAPEPLPHGIGASLPPADARAKTEGTFPYAADLWAEGLLWAAVLRSPHPHARILSIDTTHAREMPGVRAVVTHEDVPGRPLHGRGTADRPVFASEVVRHHGEPIAAVAADHPDTARMAAAAVIVEYEVLDPVTDPEQAFEAEPLHPDGNLIRHIPLRHGDPEAAGEIVVEGLYRIGRQDPAPIGAEAGLAVPRPDGGVELYLASTDPHADRDAAAAAFGLEPERVKVVVTGVPGATADREDQGFQLPLGLLALRTGCPVKLTATREESFLGHVHRHPTLLRYRHHADAEGRLVKVEAQILLDAGAYADTSSEALAAAVAFACGPYVVPNAFIEGWAVRTNNPPSGHVRGEGAMQVCAAYEAQMDKIAKRLGLDPAEVRLRNALATGDVLPTGQTVTCPAPVAELLQAVRDFPLPPLPKDTPEDEWLLPGGPEGAGEPGAVRRGVGYGLGMVHMLGAEGADEVSTATVKVHDGVATVLCAAVETGQGFTTLARQIVQETLGVDEVHVAPVDTDQPPAGAGCRGRHTWVSGGAVERAAKMVRTQLLQPLAHKFGMSTELLQITDGKITSYDGVLSTTVTEALDGKELWATAQCRPHPTEPLNEAGQGDAFVGMAFCAVRAVVDVDIELGSVRVVELAVAQDVGRVLNPAQLTARIEAGVTQGVGIALTENLRTPRGIVRHPDLTGYALPTALDAPDIRIVRLVEERDVVAPFGAKAVSAVPVVTSPAAVASAVRAATGRPVNRLPIRPQAAVVTERG
- a CDS encoding 2Fe-2S iron-sulfur cluster-binding protein, with translation MTDDQHGEGTPRGGSRWDPLPQGEYDDGATAFVELPEGGVDALLAADSPLAAPGHGYVPPQITVNPASAAGTDPAATGTWPVPGAPVDGAQWHDPNAGHPQHGHEHGAHQQQGHDVPEQSYGSDVPEQSYGSDAPYGHGTPYGSDATAPQHGGDDRFTYNPGATGQWNFEETAAAGAVPGHDVTGQWSIPVAGGDLPDESGEFTTSSLVEQWGGTPPATLPGGAPAPWATQAAGRPWGQDPQDPAGPEEAHPGYPHEHGDERGHGHRPDLGREPGHDQEQGPGHGQQGDAGPAFGYAPEQQPAEALRREAGPAEAGPGHPQDAHAQDAHAQDAHAPGAHEDSGPAHQPGEFGHAPEPSAIAGHAPEAPGTDHAPRPSEYAPEEPGAAAGHMAEPSRFADLGTGHGTGHEAGHETDHGFEPSDFPEHGPEVPAPDGHAFGQPYPEAPGEFPGEPGPEAHPEAAAPPQDAQEASQPAPGSGEVSEGAEDASGATEAADGPSEPAAGPLPAFADADADTGGPEAADGENQDDPAPDETRAAETVPEPAGAAPHDVPPAAPQEEHPLASYVLRVNGTERPVADAWIGESLLYVLRERLGLAGAKDGCSQGECGACNVQVDGRLVASCLVPAVTAAGSEVRTVEGLAEDGQPSDVQRALARCGAVQCGFCVPGMAMTVHDLLEGNPAPTELETRQALCGNLCRCSGYRGVVDAVKEVVAEREAHSGPADGDTDEARIPHQAGPGAGGVNASAFGAPPEPHTPEPHSPEPHDQPYGQDGGPA
- a CDS encoding FAD binding domain-containing protein: MTTHAPQAGQAVTLPTTLDEAVAALTAVPAAVPVAGGTDLMAAVNSGQLRPAALVGLGRISEIRGWQYLDGHALLGAGLTHARMGRPDFAALIPALAAAARAAGPPHIRNAGTLGGNIASAAPTGDALPVLAALEATLIIAGPGGARREIPVSHLLAGMDMLRAGELIGYVRVPLLHAPQVFLKATGRTGPGRAVASVALVLDPARRGVRCAVGAIAPMALRPLEAEQWVAGLIDWDNNRALVPEALSAFGEYVAAACIPDAAPAEDGSVAQLPPAVLHLRRTVAALARRALGRALS